The Lactuca sativa cultivar Salinas chromosome 2, Lsat_Salinas_v11, whole genome shotgun sequence genome includes a window with the following:
- the LOC111917860 gene encoding chaperone protein dnaJ 11, chloroplastic: MAISTASASSFFTSPNFSLNLNSSSKSSSNSVNFRRAPISAAYATAEKTETIRSFCNKTPSSLYEVLGVPIGADTQEVKAAYRRLARVLHPDVGRIDSSADEFMKVHAAYATLTDPAKRADYDRTLVQRRAGVSSPVSFSGGYRSRRWETDQCW; the protein is encoded by the coding sequence ATGGCTATTTCGACTGCATCTGCATCTTCCTTCTTTACTTCCCCTAATTTCTCCCTCAATTTAAACTCATCGTCAAAATCGAGTTCAAACTCCGTCAACTTCCGAAGAGCTCCGATTTCAGCTGCTTACGCCACCGCTGAGAAAACGGAGACTATTAGATCGTTCTGTAATAAAACACCTTCCTCATTGTACGAAGTGCTCGGAGTTCCAATCGGAGCTGATACACAGGAGGTGAAAGCTGCGTATCGGAGATTAGCAAGAGTTTTGCATCCTGATGTCGGAAGGATTGACTCGTCGGCTGATGAGTTCATGAAAGTGCATGCAGCTTATGCTACGCTAACAGATCCGGCGAAACGAGCGGATTACGATCGAACTCTGGTGCAGAGACGCGCGGGTGTTTCTTCTCCGGTGAGTTTTTCCGGCGGGTACAGGAGTCGAAGATGGGAGACGGACCAGTGCTGGTAG